A single region of the Syngnathoides biaculeatus isolate LvHL_M chromosome 17, ASM1980259v1, whole genome shotgun sequence genome encodes:
- the stom gene encoding erythrocyte band 7 integral membrane protein isoform X2 codes for MDNEELTMKAAKRRERQSALESGDSDIGFCGWMLVGLSLLLMLVTLPISIWMCIKIVKEYERAIIFRLGRLLRGGAKGPGLFFILPCTDSFINVDMRTITFDIPPQEVLTKDSVTVSVDGVVYYRVQNATLAVANITNADAATRLLAQTTLRNVLGTKNLAEILSDREEIAHSMQSTLDDATDDWGIKVERVEIKDVKLPLQLQRAMAAEAEATREARAKVIAAEGEMNASRALKEASLVIAESPSALQLRYLQTLNTIAAEKNSTIIFPLPLEMMQGFTKH; via the exons CCTTGGAAAGTGGAGACTCTGACATTGGCTTCTGTGGCTGGATGTTGGTGGGGTTGTCTCTTCTGCTCATGCTGGTCACACTGCCCATTTCCATTTGGATGTGCATCAAG ATTGTGAAGGAGTATGAGAGGGCCATTATATTCCGCCTCGGGCGCCTGTTGCGAGGAGGAGCCAAAGGACCAG GTTTGTTCTTCATCTTGCCGTGCACTGACAGCTTTATCAATGTGGACATGCGCACCATCACCTTCGACATCCCACCACAAGAG GTTTTGACTAAAGACTCAGTGACAGTGAGTGTGGATGGTGTGGTCTACTACCGGGTTCAGAATGCTACTCTGGCCGTAGCCAACATCACTAACGCCGATGCCGCCACGCGCCTATTGGCCCAGACCACACTGAGGAATGTTCTCGGTACCAAGAACCTCGCAGAGATCCTTTCAGACCGTGAAGAAATTGCGCACAGCATGCAG TCCACTCTGGACGACGCTACTGATGACTGGGGCATCAAGGTGGAGCGAGTGGAAATCAAAGATGTCAAGCTGCCCCTGCAGCTCCAGAGAGCCATGGCGGCCGAGGCTGAGGCCACGCGGGAGGCCAGAGCCAAG GTTATCGCAGCAGAAGGTGAGATGAACGCCTCAAGGGCGCTGAAGGAAGCGTCGCTGGTGATCGCGGAGTCTCCGTCTGCCCTGCAGCTGCGCTACCTGCAGACCCTCAACACCATCGCCGCCGAGAAGAACTCCACCATCATTTTCCCTCTCCCTCTGGAAATGATGCAGGGCTTCACTAAACACTAA
- the stom gene encoding erythrocyte band 7 integral membrane protein isoform X3 yields MATLESGDSDIGFCGWMLVGLSLLLMLVTLPISIWMCIKIVKEYERAIIFRLGRLLRGGAKGPGLFFILPCTDSFINVDMRTITFDIPPQEVLTKDSVTVSVDGVVYYRVQNATLAVANITNADAATRLLAQTTLRNVLGTKNLAEILSDREEIAHSMQSTLDDATDDWGIKVERVEIKDVKLPLQLQRAMAAEAEATREARAKVIAAEGEMNASRALKEASLVIAESPSALQLRYLQTLNTIAAEKNSTIIFPLPLEMMQGFTKH; encoded by the exons CCTTGGAAAGTGGAGACTCTGACATTGGCTTCTGTGGCTGGATGTTGGTGGGGTTGTCTCTTCTGCTCATGCTGGTCACACTGCCCATTTCCATTTGGATGTGCATCAAG ATTGTGAAGGAGTATGAGAGGGCCATTATATTCCGCCTCGGGCGCCTGTTGCGAGGAGGAGCCAAAGGACCAG GTTTGTTCTTCATCTTGCCGTGCACTGACAGCTTTATCAATGTGGACATGCGCACCATCACCTTCGACATCCCACCACAAGAG GTTTTGACTAAAGACTCAGTGACAGTGAGTGTGGATGGTGTGGTCTACTACCGGGTTCAGAATGCTACTCTGGCCGTAGCCAACATCACTAACGCCGATGCCGCCACGCGCCTATTGGCCCAGACCACACTGAGGAATGTTCTCGGTACCAAGAACCTCGCAGAGATCCTTTCAGACCGTGAAGAAATTGCGCACAGCATGCAG TCCACTCTGGACGACGCTACTGATGACTGGGGCATCAAGGTGGAGCGAGTGGAAATCAAAGATGTCAAGCTGCCCCTGCAGCTCCAGAGAGCCATGGCGGCCGAGGCTGAGGCCACGCGGGAGGCCAGAGCCAAG GTTATCGCAGCAGAAGGTGAGATGAACGCCTCAAGGGCGCTGAAGGAAGCGTCGCTGGTGATCGCGGAGTCTCCGTCTGCCCTGCAGCTGCGCTACCTGCAGACCCTCAACACCATCGCCGCCGAGAAGAACTCCACCATCATTTTCCCTCTCCCTCTGGAAATGATGCAGGGCTTCACTAAACACTAA
- the stom gene encoding erythrocyte band 7 integral membrane protein isoform X1, whose product MDNEELTMKAAKRRERQSGPSSALHDAEALESGDSDIGFCGWMLVGLSLLLMLVTLPISIWMCIKIVKEYERAIIFRLGRLLRGGAKGPGLFFILPCTDSFINVDMRTITFDIPPQEVLTKDSVTVSVDGVVYYRVQNATLAVANITNADAATRLLAQTTLRNVLGTKNLAEILSDREEIAHSMQSTLDDATDDWGIKVERVEIKDVKLPLQLQRAMAAEAEATREARAKVIAAEGEMNASRALKEASLVIAESPSALQLRYLQTLNTIAAEKNSTIIFPLPLEMMQGFTKH is encoded by the exons CCTTGGAAAGTGGAGACTCTGACATTGGCTTCTGTGGCTGGATGTTGGTGGGGTTGTCTCTTCTGCTCATGCTGGTCACACTGCCCATTTCCATTTGGATGTGCATCAAG ATTGTGAAGGAGTATGAGAGGGCCATTATATTCCGCCTCGGGCGCCTGTTGCGAGGAGGAGCCAAAGGACCAG GTTTGTTCTTCATCTTGCCGTGCACTGACAGCTTTATCAATGTGGACATGCGCACCATCACCTTCGACATCCCACCACAAGAG GTTTTGACTAAAGACTCAGTGACAGTGAGTGTGGATGGTGTGGTCTACTACCGGGTTCAGAATGCTACTCTGGCCGTAGCCAACATCACTAACGCCGATGCCGCCACGCGCCTATTGGCCCAGACCACACTGAGGAATGTTCTCGGTACCAAGAACCTCGCAGAGATCCTTTCAGACCGTGAAGAAATTGCGCACAGCATGCAG TCCACTCTGGACGACGCTACTGATGACTGGGGCATCAAGGTGGAGCGAGTGGAAATCAAAGATGTCAAGCTGCCCCTGCAGCTCCAGAGAGCCATGGCGGCCGAGGCTGAGGCCACGCGGGAGGCCAGAGCCAAG GTTATCGCAGCAGAAGGTGAGATGAACGCCTCAAGGGCGCTGAAGGAAGCGTCGCTGGTGATCGCGGAGTCTCCGTCTGCCCTGCAGCTGCGCTACCTGCAGACCCTCAACACCATCGCCGCCGAGAAGAACTCCACCATCATTTTCCCTCTCCCTCTGGAAATGATGCAGGGCTTCACTAAACACTAA
- the gsna gene encoding gelsolin a isoform X1 has protein sequence MAEHPEFERAGKKQGLQVWRVENFDLVPVPENLYGGFYTGDAYIILNTIKQRSGNLQYDLHFWLGDFCTQDESGSAAVFTIQMDDFLGGKPIQYREVQGHESKTFLGYFKSGIKYMKGGVASGFKHVVTNEVVVQRVLQVKGRHVIRATEVPVSWDSFNQGDCFILDLGAEIYQWCGSQSNRFEKLKATQVAKGIRDNERSGRARVYVCEEGREREKMIEVLGEKPDLPLGTSDDIKADVSNRKRAKLYKVSNASGGMSIALVAEENPFRQSALETGDCFILDHGSDGKIYVWKGQDANMDERKASMKAAEEFIKKMGYPKHTQVQVLPEMGETPLFKQFFKNWRDKDQTVGLGVAYIANSIAKIPKVPFDAACLHDSPAMAAQHGMVDDGTGEKQIWRIEGSDKVPVDPSTYGQFFGGDSYIIQYNYHHGGRHGHIIYMWQGMDSSQDEIGACAILSAQLDEELGGGPVQVVGAPITTQVRVVQGKEPAHLMSLFGGQPMVVYKGGTSREGGQSAPAETRLFQVRSNSAGHTRAVEVDAVAANLNSNDAFILVSPGGSFLWVGVGASDTEKMGAQQLCDILGVTPTEMPEGGEEGQFWDSLGGKTEYRTSTRLKDKMDAHPPRLFVCSNKTGNFIIEEVPGEMTQDDLATDDVMILDTWEQVFVWIGNEAQEEEKTEAMASAVRYIETDPANRDRRTPIVKIKQCFEPPTFTGWFLGWDHDYWTSDPLERAMAELAL, from the exons GTGATTTCTGCACCCAGGATGAGAGCGGCTCAGCGGCCGTATTCACGATCCAAATGGATGACTTCCTGGGTGGAAAACCCATTCAGTATCGGGAAGTCCAGGGTCACGAGTCCAAAACCTTTCTTGGCTACTTCAAGTCTGGGATTAAGTACATG AAAGGAGGTGTGGCATCAGGGTTCAAGCATGTCGTCACCAATGAGGTGGTTGTACAGAGAGTGCTCCAGGTTAAAGGTCGCCATGTCATCAGGGCAACCGAGGTGcctgttagctgggatagcttcAACCAAGGAGACTGTTTCATTCTGGACTTGGGAGCT GAGATTTATCAGTGGTGCGGCTCCCAGAGTAACCGCTTTGAGAAGCTGAAGGCCACGCAGGTCGCCAAGGGGATCCGTGACAACGAGCGCAGTGGGAGGGCCCGCGTTTATGTCTGTGAAGAgggaagggagagagagaaaatgataGAG GTTTTAGGAGAAAAACCAGATCTGCCTCTCGGAACCTCTGATGACATCAAGGCTGATGTTTCTAACAGGAAGAGGGCCAAACTCTACAAG GTTTCCAATGCCAGTGGAGGTATGAGTATTGCCCTGGTGGCCGAGGAGAACCCGTTCCGTCAAAGTGCCCTGGAGACCGGTGACTGTTTCATTTTGGACCACGGCTCTGACGGAAAGATCTATGTATGGAAAG GTCAAGACGCCAACATGGATGAGCGAAAGGCGTCGATGAAGGCTGCCGAGGAGTTCATCAAGAAAATGGGCTACCCCAAACACACTCAAGTGCAAGTCCTGCCAGAGATGGGCGAGACGCCGCTTTTCAAGCAGTTCTTCAAAAACTGGAGGGACAAAGACCAGACCGTGGGCCTGGGTGTAGCCTACATCGCTAACAGCATCGCCAAGATCCCGAAGGTGCCCTTCGACGCCGCCTGTCTGCACGACTCCCCCGCCATGGCCGCCCAGCACGGCATGGTGGACGACGGCACTGGAGAGAAACAG ATCTGGCGTATTGAGGGGTCTGACAAGGTGCCGGTGGACCCGTCTACATACGGGCAGTTCTTTGGTGGAGACAGTTACATCATCCAATATAACTACCATCACGGAGGACGTCACGGACACATCATCTACATGTG GCAGGGCATGGACTCGAGCCAGGATGAAATCGGGGCTTGCGCAATCCTGAGCGCCCAGCTGGATGAGGAGCTTGGCGGCGGTCCTGTCCAG GTTGTTGGTGCGCCTATAACCACTCAG GTGAGGGTGGTGCAGGGTAAGGAGCCGGCCCACCTGATGAGTCTGTTTGGAGGACAGCCCATGGTGGTCTACAAGGGCGGGACGTCCAGGGAAGGCGGTCAGTCAGCTCCTGCGGAGACTCGCCTCTTCCAGGTGCGCTCCAACTCCGCGGGACACACCAGAGCTGTGGAG GTTGATGCAGTGGCGGCCAACCTGAACTCCAATGACGCCTTTATTCTGGTGAGCCCTGGAGGTTCCTTCCTGTGGGTGGGAGTGGGGGCCAGCGACACTGAGAAGATGGGAGCCCAGCAACTGTGTGACATCTTGGGAGTGACCCCCACCGAGATGCCCGAGGGAGGGGAGGAAG GTCAGTTTTGGGATTCTCTCGGAGGAAAGACGGAATATCGCACTTCTACCAGACTTAAGGACAAAATGGACGCCCATCCACCTCGACTCTTTGTCTGCTCCAACAAGACTGGAAACTTCATC ATTGAAGAGGTACCAGGAGAGATGACCCAGGATGACCTCGCCACTGATGATGTCATGATCCTCGACACCTGGGAGCAG GTGTTCGTCTGGATCGGCAATGAGGCCCAAGAGGAAGAGAAGACTGAAGCCATGGCATCTG CGGTGCGTTACATCGAGACCGACCCTGCCAACAGAGACCGCAGGACACCCATCGTGAAGATCAAGCAGTGCTTTGAGCCGCCCACTTTCACCGGTTGGTTCCTGGGCTGGGACCACGACTACTGGACCAGCGACCCCCTGGAGCGAGCCATGGCCGAATTGGCCCTGTGA
- the gsna gene encoding gelsolin a isoform X2, with protein sequence MAEHPEFERAGKKQGLQVWRVENFDLVPVPENLYGGFYTGDAYIILNTIKQRSGNLQYDLHFWLGDFCTQDESGSAAVFTIQMDDFLGGKPIQYREVQGHESKTFLGYFKSGIKYMKGGVASGFKHVVTNEVVVQRVLQVKGRHVIRATEVPVSWDSFNQGDCFILDLGAEIYQWCGSQSNRFEKLKATQVAKGIRDNERSGRARVYVCEEGREREKMIEVLGEKPDLPLGTSDDIKADVSNRKRAKLYKVSNASGGMSIALVAEENPFRQSALETGDCFILDHGSDGKIYVWKGQDANMDERKASMKAAEEFIKKMGYPKHTQVQVLPEMGETPLFKQFFKNWRDKDQTVGLGVAYIANSIAKIPKVPFDAACLHDSPAMAAQHGMVDDGTGEKQIWRIEGSDKVPVDPSTYGQFFGGDSYIIQYNYHHGGRHGHIIYMWQGMDSSQDEIGACAILSAQLDEELGGGPVQVRVVQGKEPAHLMSLFGGQPMVVYKGGTSREGGQSAPAETRLFQVRSNSAGHTRAVEVDAVAANLNSNDAFILVSPGGSFLWVGVGASDTEKMGAQQLCDILGVTPTEMPEGGEEGQFWDSLGGKTEYRTSTRLKDKMDAHPPRLFVCSNKTGNFIIEEVPGEMTQDDLATDDVMILDTWEQVFVWIGNEAQEEEKTEAMASAVRYIETDPANRDRRTPIVKIKQCFEPPTFTGWFLGWDHDYWTSDPLERAMAELAL encoded by the exons GTGATTTCTGCACCCAGGATGAGAGCGGCTCAGCGGCCGTATTCACGATCCAAATGGATGACTTCCTGGGTGGAAAACCCATTCAGTATCGGGAAGTCCAGGGTCACGAGTCCAAAACCTTTCTTGGCTACTTCAAGTCTGGGATTAAGTACATG AAAGGAGGTGTGGCATCAGGGTTCAAGCATGTCGTCACCAATGAGGTGGTTGTACAGAGAGTGCTCCAGGTTAAAGGTCGCCATGTCATCAGGGCAACCGAGGTGcctgttagctgggatagcttcAACCAAGGAGACTGTTTCATTCTGGACTTGGGAGCT GAGATTTATCAGTGGTGCGGCTCCCAGAGTAACCGCTTTGAGAAGCTGAAGGCCACGCAGGTCGCCAAGGGGATCCGTGACAACGAGCGCAGTGGGAGGGCCCGCGTTTATGTCTGTGAAGAgggaagggagagagagaaaatgataGAG GTTTTAGGAGAAAAACCAGATCTGCCTCTCGGAACCTCTGATGACATCAAGGCTGATGTTTCTAACAGGAAGAGGGCCAAACTCTACAAG GTTTCCAATGCCAGTGGAGGTATGAGTATTGCCCTGGTGGCCGAGGAGAACCCGTTCCGTCAAAGTGCCCTGGAGACCGGTGACTGTTTCATTTTGGACCACGGCTCTGACGGAAAGATCTATGTATGGAAAG GTCAAGACGCCAACATGGATGAGCGAAAGGCGTCGATGAAGGCTGCCGAGGAGTTCATCAAGAAAATGGGCTACCCCAAACACACTCAAGTGCAAGTCCTGCCAGAGATGGGCGAGACGCCGCTTTTCAAGCAGTTCTTCAAAAACTGGAGGGACAAAGACCAGACCGTGGGCCTGGGTGTAGCCTACATCGCTAACAGCATCGCCAAGATCCCGAAGGTGCCCTTCGACGCCGCCTGTCTGCACGACTCCCCCGCCATGGCCGCCCAGCACGGCATGGTGGACGACGGCACTGGAGAGAAACAG ATCTGGCGTATTGAGGGGTCTGACAAGGTGCCGGTGGACCCGTCTACATACGGGCAGTTCTTTGGTGGAGACAGTTACATCATCCAATATAACTACCATCACGGAGGACGTCACGGACACATCATCTACATGTG GCAGGGCATGGACTCGAGCCAGGATGAAATCGGGGCTTGCGCAATCCTGAGCGCCCAGCTGGATGAGGAGCTTGGCGGCGGTCCTGTCCAG GTGAGGGTGGTGCAGGGTAAGGAGCCGGCCCACCTGATGAGTCTGTTTGGAGGACAGCCCATGGTGGTCTACAAGGGCGGGACGTCCAGGGAAGGCGGTCAGTCAGCTCCTGCGGAGACTCGCCTCTTCCAGGTGCGCTCCAACTCCGCGGGACACACCAGAGCTGTGGAG GTTGATGCAGTGGCGGCCAACCTGAACTCCAATGACGCCTTTATTCTGGTGAGCCCTGGAGGTTCCTTCCTGTGGGTGGGAGTGGGGGCCAGCGACACTGAGAAGATGGGAGCCCAGCAACTGTGTGACATCTTGGGAGTGACCCCCACCGAGATGCCCGAGGGAGGGGAGGAAG GTCAGTTTTGGGATTCTCTCGGAGGAAAGACGGAATATCGCACTTCTACCAGACTTAAGGACAAAATGGACGCCCATCCACCTCGACTCTTTGTCTGCTCCAACAAGACTGGAAACTTCATC ATTGAAGAGGTACCAGGAGAGATGACCCAGGATGACCTCGCCACTGATGATGTCATGATCCTCGACACCTGGGAGCAG GTGTTCGTCTGGATCGGCAATGAGGCCCAAGAGGAAGAGAAGACTGAAGCCATGGCATCTG CGGTGCGTTACATCGAGACCGACCCTGCCAACAGAGACCGCAGGACACCCATCGTGAAGATCAAGCAGTGCTTTGAGCCGCCCACTTTCACCGGTTGGTTCCTGGGCTGGGACCACGACTACTGGACCAGCGACCCCCTGGAGCGAGCCATGGCCGAATTGGCCCTGTGA